One Channa argus isolate prfri chromosome 17, Channa argus male v1.0, whole genome shotgun sequence genomic window, GTATTCCACTTCCTGGCAGCACAGAATGTAAAAGAAGGCCCAGACAGCTCCTAACAGTCCCACACTCACTGCACCAGCAACCAATCAAACAATTAGATCTACTTTAAGCTGCAGCTTATTAAAGCATAAAGTAAATGACTtctgaaaaataatattacagCCCACTGCTGTATGATGTGTAGGTCAGGATTGATCAGACATTTACAGCATCATCATGGCTGAAGGGCCAATTAAAAGGACAACTGATGGTTTCCCggttcagtgtgttttctggaagcagcagcagacgATAAACCCGCAGCATTTATGACACTTCTGCTCGCTCATCATCAGCTCCACTTCAGCAGGGcagaggtttttctttttaccgGAACGCGGTGAATCACTCAGATCACAAGTGCAAATGATCCCAGCCAACTGCCGTAACCTGGAAGACCCACTTTCCCACATTAGCTATTGTGCAGGAGGAGCTGCAGCATCCGTGGTGCTGGACACATCACTCTGCcgtggagggaggagaggaggaggtgaggggTATTTCCCGGATTCCTCGCAGTgtcagaaggagaagaaaacagatgGGGCGgggacgaggaggaggaagaggagccgCTTCCCGGAAAGAGCGACGActaatagaaattaaaaaaaattaaacggTAAAATACAATAGAAAGCTAAAAAATAACATACCATATCTAAAATATTCAACATATAATATTCACTATTATTATTACGTTTTATGTGGAACagtcataaataaaatgtctataTCATCGTAGCCTAATAAATGGgaataaaaatactgaatataaaataatgGTTCTTCTGCtactaaaacatttagaaataaaaccatcatttctaatatttaatttccaaagttctttattaatttaattctttattaatatcatatgtacatttttttccaaacccaatttaatatttttttaaatgcgtatttattaaaaactcgtattattaaaaccaaaaaaaaaaagtgttttattttgtagctatTCTTGTTTTTATCTCTTCTGTAGCAATGAGACGTAAACAACAGctcctctgtttctctcccctcctcctcctcctcctcctcctcctcctcctcagcaggAGCAGATTACGTCACCCTTTTCCTTTCCGGGAAATAATGCCTCTCATCCTCTCGGTGGCTTTAACGGGCAACCAGCAGGGAGCCGGGAAACCTTCTCtatcatcctcatcctcactATAAGCACTTTTATTTCAAAGCTGCTGTTCTCAATTCTctcacaatattaaaacaacaaatccctCTGATTTTGGGTGGGTGGGGAGGCAGGTTGGCAACACACCACTGAAAGACCTGGAAAAATGAAATATCATGAGCTCCTCTTCCTTAAAAAGCTGATTTGCTCTTTTTCACTAACAACAGTGGCACAAAGTTGGAGTGAAGGACGATCTCggtcatttgttttcattttcaacaaacCCAAATCCAAACCTCAGCGAAATGTTCTGGAAGTGGCTTCATTTGTTATTATTGTCAAAGAcattatgataaaataaaagagtCGACGTTTAACAGTCATTCAGATCATGTGACTTTTCTTTAGTCTTGTCCTCAAAATATTTAGACACCGAGCGACTGAATAGTATTTGTGTGGCAGAAGTACTCAACTTAATTAGTTTTGTTAAAAGCAGTGTGAAAGTCCTCGGATGGAAATAAAAGCCCTTGATTCAAAAGGTCATTTCAGTAAATGTCTGTGTAGTTTTGAAAAGTAGTTTGAAATGTTGTTATtatgtgttttactttacacATGTGGaatctgatgttttgttttattattttattttgaaaaatgtctatGAATTAAATTCATAGACATTTGTCTGTCTCCAGACCGGAGacttcatttcttttcactttcacttccaCTATGAGCAGTTTGTCAGAATGAGAAACTCCCTGTTATCAAGATTTCGTTCACACATAGTGAAACTCGCAGTTCCTGAGCACCAcgactccccccccccccccccccccccctccccacttcccaggaaaggaaaataaaaactaacaacGGGAGAAAGTCACTCGAAACCATGAGCCACAGGTGAAATACTGGTTTTACTGTCCTCAGCCAGGGTTAACAGCCACTGCTGCTTCGCTGGTCCTGACGCGGCTCGTGTCATAGGTCAGCACTGTAATTATAAGCTCCGTCACAAATTCAACATATAATTAACACATCACAATTGTGACTGTCACTTTCTAAAGTCACGAAAATCACAGTATTTTATTGTGAACTCTTGTACCTTCACTTCAGATCTGAGTTGTTCCAGTGCTGTTAATTCttttattgctgtgtgtgtgtgttaacatttCATGCATCAGAGCTTGAGCATAATTCGAAATCTCATGTCCTCACAATTCAAAATAGTTCTATGACAGAAAAATCCGTTTTAATCCATTTCTTGAACCTGTAATTTCAACTGTCCCCGTGTTGACTGTGTAGCGAGttacaaaatgacatttaagtTTAACTTACGGCCGAACGGTCACAACATTTAGTGTGAGTACACACAGTACGCCGGACGGAACTCatccaaatgtaaaaatagagATCTTAATATTCAGCCGATGGGTTAGAGCTCCGATCATGTGGTATTAATAGTCGACGGGGTCAGAGCTGACTTCACATCGCAGCATCAATCTGAATTACCACACTGACCTCATAAACTTTTCAACACACGCCTGCCTGCTGAGAGCGAGAGAGTTTGGGCCGAGCACTTTTACCCGCAGTACTTTATCGATTATGTCAGTCTGAAacataaactgaaaaacacaactgcACACGCTGTGTGTCGGCTGTAATTAGATGCAGccactctttttttaaaagatgaatcACGAGACCAGAACCCTCAGCACTGGCCCGAGGACGACGTTTGTGTCGGTAGCATCAGTGGATTTGCAGCGGTAAAGAAGAATCTCACGCTCAGTGCAGCTACGGTGTTAATGAACTTAATTAACCTTCGTGTTTTgtgttctgaataaaatatgggatCCACTGGGAAAAAACTGGGGATcaaaccgctgaccctgtggccTTACCAACTGATCCACAGCGGCCCCTGTAGGTCTTATGTCTTCTGTATGAGGGGAGGGGGGACAGGTATTGAAACTGGAAAGAGGCCAGACTCATGTTATGCTGCTACGCGTAAAACCTTTCAATTTAATATCAATATTAATGTGCACTGCTTTCAaattacttgttttatttttcttctttctcattattaatattattaatatgcttcttcttcttcttcttctgatgTGTGGTTCACCCTTCAAGCTAATCGGAGAAGCCCGATCccgcctttgtgtacttgtactcgtAAAACGTCCCAGATACTGCACCAGATACCACGTTAACCTCTGCAAGTAggtggaggtggaaaaatgtttcCAGCTGTTTAGAGATAATTGATGAGGACACAGGTGAAGCtgaatacaaactctgctgtgctacAAATCCGGTTACGAACAGTCTGCTCATGTTTCTcaacaatatttgaaaaatgttaaatatttgcgACTGACATCGCCATCGACGCTGGTTATATACAGTAACATAGGTAGTTTCACCTTCGTATTCCTGTGTTGTCTGTGCTTCTCCGAACAGAATCTCGCCCTAAATCTGTGCGTTGTTTGTCTCGTTTTTCTTCTCACTTTGTTCTTCTCAGCGAAAGTCGGCCCGTTTATCAAACCCCGGGATTTGCATAACTGCACTGgactgatgaggattttaccATCCAGCAACTCATACTAGAAACAAAACAGCTTGTATCAGTACTCTGTTGAGTACTCAAATCTAAGTGCTTGTACTCAGGGTGTGAACCGTGGTTTGGGGACATCCCTAGTTGCACCTATTAGTCTCTACATGTCATCATGTAGAAGACACATCAGTTCATCTCGGCCCCGATTCAGCCGAGTTAACACTCTCGGTCTCCCTCAGTGAAATGTTGGACAGAACTAATTGTTTGTGGGTGAAACAAGACTTTTCAAAGTCCCATGTTTGATGTCATCACTGGATACTGTATTAGTTCTACACAGTTAAATAAATCCTGTTTTTCACCACATGATGTCACTTGTTGTCTGCGATTCCAGGATATGATTTACAAAGTATCACTTAACATCCATCTGGGTCTTATTGTTTGGGGTCAGACTTATTCTGAAGAAGAAAAGTCGTCCCATGGACTTATGttacaaacccacacacacacacacacacactgttggtCCAGCTTGGCTTGAAATATCCTTTTGTTACCAAATCagtcaaaaggaaaagaaaaccagAAGTAAAAAACAAGAACTAGTGCTCCAGACTGGCAGCATCCCGTAATGCGCCGCACGGTAAACAGGTTTGCTAAAGCCGGTCACAGAGTCCTCAGTCCCCCTTTGTATAAAAGACCTGAAGAACataagttttatatttatcttagctttttcactttctcttcctGAGAATCGCTGCTTCATGCTTGTGTAATCTACAGTATCACAATCAAGGTTGGATCTTATTTCTGCGCCGGTGAAGAGGAGATTATTCCATAAGCAGAATTGCAGGGAAACACCATTTGGTGGATCGTAAACCATTTTATGGCCTTTAGAGCCAGCTGGTTTGCACATGACCTCTTAGTTATATGGCCgttaaacaaacacacttgcacacagatAATGGAAATCAGCAGCGAACTGTTTCGGACACGCTGTAACCGTTTCCGGGGGAACAATGCGCGGCACAGGATGAAAGCTGAGGGCGGACACGGGGGTTTCTAGATCACTCTTGGAAGCCAAACtccaaattaatttcatttcctCTCGTTCAATCAATTTCGGAGTAAAGACGCCAACTCTGAGGGCATTTCgtttctttttccacatttcacaACGTCTCTAAGCAACTGGGCTTCTAAGAAAAAGTGAAGTCAGAGAAAGTGAAGTtggatttttcatttgcagGTCGAAAAAAACTGGACGTTTGTGGCTGTTGACTGTGATGAGCTGGAAACAAACTGAGGAAATGAGGAAAGCAGCTCTTCCTCAGTGCCTCACATTACAAAACTAGACTTGCATACACAACTAAATACATGAATACTAATAATACAGCTTTTTATTATTAGCTTTTATTAGGACAAAAGTTCAAATCAGGTGTTTTCAGTGGTTTTATTGTACTATGGGTTACATGCAAATCTACTCAGTATGATTGTTTCCTCATGCAACATGTTCAACAGGTGCATGAAGACCAGGACTGTGAGCCGCAAGCCCCACGTGCGGTTTAGGCAACAAAGCCCTTCGGTTAAGGTTCGAAAAGTTGGATTTGGGATTGAAATTTGCACGTGACTTCCACTAATAGTGCTGCTAAAACAGTAATAGTAATATTAACAATACTACATCTTTCTCTGTGCACTTTGAATTTATTCCGCCTCTCACTGCTCAGGCAACTGTAACCAGTAATCATGGGAGTAATCAAGTATttgtcagataaaaaaaacatcccgACGGCTTCTCAGAGTCAGGAAATTCCCCGTCTCTCTCAGCCAGACAGGAAACAAGATCAGCCGATTAGGTAAAGTTGCCTCCATCATCAACATCATTGTCAAGTCACGAACAATAAATGAAGGAATAAAGTGATAAACAGCGTAGAGTGAATTCAAATCAggaggaaaacatgcaaaagtaGTTTCTCCACCTACCCTGACAGCTGCTCTTCAgcattatttctctctctcttacaaataaaacaaaagttctTCACATACAATTAAATTCAACCATCTCCTTCTATCTGTGGTGTGTGCGTCTGTCTGACAAGCTAGTTTTATATCCCGGCTGGTGAGATGTAACCACAGCATAAATAACCTCCTGCTGTCATTCAGCTTGAAGAGTATCATTCACTTGTTAGTGAGGAATGTGTGGAATGGAAAACCACGGCGGTGTTAAAGCAGGGAGGTGGGACGGAGAGGACGGCGAAGAGGGACAGTAAGAGAAAAATGGGCTGAGACGAGGAAGGAAAATCAGTGGGTGAGGGGACAAAGAGTGGGGGAGAgaacgataaaaaaaaaaaacaggaagagagggCTAGAGAGAAGGAGACAAGGGAGGAAGGAAAGGAGACAAAGTGGATTGATGGGGTTGGAAAGAGAAATATGGAAGGAAAAGGATAAATTGgtgggagagaagaagaagaaatgaaacaatTGGAGGAGAGAAGGGACGAGATAGGAAAAGGAGTGAGGAAAGTCAGatgaagaacaaaaaacagaacGAGGAGGAGATTAatgatgaaattatttaaaacatatattaaagAAGGACAAAGGAAAGATAGGAAGGATGGAAAAGAACAAGGAGAAATGAGAGaagataaagaagaaaagaacgGAGGAGTTAAAATAAtgtgagacaaagaaaaaagaagaaggactAAAGATAACAGAAGGATAAAAGAtggggaaagaaaaatgtattaggCAAAAAGAAGATTGAGAAGAGGGGGGAGGAGAagtggggttggggggggggaagcCTGCCTGTTATGGCAGAACAGCTCGGGGTTGCTAGATTGCATCATCGCAGGATCAGCCTTCTATTAATAGGATAACGTCAgccctctgctcctcctccctctcccgtAGCGCGCCCTTCTACGTCATTACGCCCCGCCCCTTCTCCTCCACCGATCAGTATAAGATCAGGGTGATGCAACGCACTGGCCACAAGCGCAACTTTACGCACCAGCAGAAGCCGAAGAGCGAGTGAAGCGACATCCAAGACTTGACTGTGACGAAGAGGTGTTCGCTCGTTTTTCTCCAGCGCGTCCGATCCGGCCACTCAGAGCTTTAACAGGTAGGTTGGAGTTTGGTTTCCGCAgcgggaggaggaggtggtggttgCTCCGTGAAACAGGCGGTGCTGGGGACGTGTTGTCCCGGTCAGTGTAGCGGAGCAGCCCCGGTGCGAGTCTGCGCTGCCGGGACTTTGAAACTTTGAAACTAATGTGATTTCGATGTCCTGCTTAAgctgttattattatgttattattattatcattattattattattattatcattattattattattatgttttatctttttatttaggTAACTGGTTTTACGAGTTAAGGTTGGGAGTTTAAGATTTGGacataagtttttattttaaaagaaacttttattgataagctacagatataactataactatacaGATATAACCAAATCaggtaaattaataatattactactactactaaataaaataataaacattttttggtttagacaaacaaattaaaataggTCACAATTAAACAGACTACTCTAgccctttattttattatacatatataaatatataatatattgcaTGAATGTGCTTGTTCTGCCTTTGATCTCAGGAAGCAGGATACAAACACAATCGTGTTATCAAGCTGTCAGTTTGAATTCTCTCTGACTCACTTCTCTGTTTAgataacaaacacaaacacacctattAGTAATTACCTTTAAtggtttattgcattttttccaaaaGCCAAATGTTTGTTCAAGTTTGTGGAGGATATTTGACTTTGTGGCTGTGAaattttcctcctccttctccgaGTTGTGTAACGTGATGATCTTGATATTTTAAACTGACTCTATGGCTTTTGTTTACATTCTTGTGCAACATTTAATGCCACACTCAGCATTAATTGGCGAAACCCTCCCCGCCCACAGTATCTCCACACACTCTGAATGACTTGACTGTAGTTTGTAGACTTACTACAAAGTCTTTAGGGAGAGAATGTAGCTTTAAGAAAATCGGTTACAGTAACTGTGTTTTTTACtacttaatattattattattatttgtatttgaatcCTTTATGATTTTCTGAATCTTTATAAgtatatgtacagtaactgTAAACCGGAGATGGCTCTGACTAACCTGGTGATAATGTGCTGTTTTCAGAATGATGCTGCAGCACTCGGGCCCATCGCTGGCTGACATCAGCTGCTCCGCCCTGGTGCCTTGCCTGTCCCCGCCCGGCACGCTCACCCTGGACGACTTCACCAACTTCACACCCATCGTGAAAGAGGAACTGCGACTTGCCATCCAGACCAAGCGCCTGTCCAACGGTCTCAGCGCCGACGTGAGCTCCGACGGCGCCAGCTCCAGCTCGGACCGGGCCTCCAAGCCGTCTGGCCATGGGTCTGGGGTGAGGAGAGAGGTGAGGCAGGGGGAGATCACAGCATGTTGCCATCTGGATTCTTTGACAGTGATCGTGTGTTTATGGGCTGTAGTTACGAGTCAGGCATTGAAagtttatgtctgtgtgctttTCAGATGACACCCGAGGAGCACGacaggaggaaaaggaggagagaaaggaacaAAATTGCTGCTGCCAAGTGTCGTaacaaaaagaaggagaagacaGAGTGTCTTCAGAAGGTGGGTTCAGCTTAAAGGACGGAGCTTGCTCCTTTTTAAAAGGCAgtttcaagtttttaaagacTTCAGTAGAACAAGAAAATTAAACTTGATAAACCTTTTAAATATTGCTTCATGTGTTttggtgattttcttttttttttttaactaaagtaCAAAAGCAGCTTGCAAAGCTTTCACAACCAAATTACCCTTAAAGTGCCACATTACCAATTCTCCCCGTCCCTCCCTGTCTCTTCTCTGCAGGAGTCGGAGAAACTGGAGAGCGTCAACGCCGAGCTGAAGGCCCAGATCGAGGAGCtgaagcagcagaagcagcagctggtCTACATGCTCAACCTGCACCGGCCGACCTGCATCGTACGAGCCCAGAACGGCCAAACGCCGGAGGACGAGAGGAACCTCTTCATCCAGCACATTAAGGAGAGCACCTTACAACTCCACAACCTCACGTCCAccgccaccaccacctcctcaaCCACAGCCACTTCCACGGGACTTCTGACCCTCGATCACATCCAGTGTCCCAGTCACCTATGAGTAACCAGGCATCTTTGCCCCTTTTCTAAAGACTTAGGATGCTGCCACTGATGTAGCACAAACTGTTCAAAGGCAGGTGGAGCTGCCACATTGACTTGAGGCCTACGAGTAACGGTGAGATGCCACAAATTTCCACCTTCGGATGACTGCCCCTTCTCATTCACTGTGCCCAAAGCTGCTAGAGAGAGTGTGGCCTAGAGTGACCTCCCACTCCCCGAAACTGTAGCTGCTGATTGGACAGGAAGGTGCCAATAAACAGCACCTTGacttgcattacattttttaaatttttttctgaaactttAGAAAACAGTCAGGGCCAAGGACAGATgcactaaaaaacaaacaaacattaaactgttttattatcatttacaGGTATTTTTGAATAGATGGGAGTTTGACTTAGTGTCAGATTGTTTTGTACCAAAGTGTAATTTCAAGGTGATCAAGGCAC contains:
- the atf3 gene encoding cyclic AMP-dependent transcription factor ATF-3, with translation MMLQHSGPSLADISCSALVPCLSPPGTLTLDDFTNFTPIVKEELRLAIQTKRLSNGLSADVSSDGASSSSDRASKPSGHGSGVRREMTPEEHDRRKRRRERNKIAAAKCRNKKKEKTECLQKESEKLESVNAELKAQIEELKQQKQQLVYMLNLHRPTCIVRAQNGQTPEDERNLFIQHIKESTLQLHNLTSTATTTSSTTATSTGLLTLDHIQCPSHL